AGAAGAGTATCCCAACACCGAAACAGAACAAGAACCCAAGGAGAACCACAGTCAAAATTGCCCAAAATTTCTCTGTAATGAAATTGAAATAGAAATCTTTCATCAATTCACTTACTTTCTGCGAGTCCGTTGAGAAGAGAGGTCAAGTATCGAGCTGTCAGCAATCCACAGACAATCCCAATTGCACAAGCCAGTGCCAGTATTACAAGAATGATCACCACAATCAGCCAAACAGAAACTGAAACAACTCAATCGTTATTATGACTACACGTTCATGCAAAGACAGCAACtttgtagtataataatttatgtatacGCGTGACTTACATGTGCATGATCTCAATCCAGTTGGTTCCCAAGTTCCATCAATGCAAGTGATTTGAGGCGAACCAATCAAATCATAGATAACCGAGGTACAGCTCAGAGTAGCAGTTGTGAGATGAGACACGTTACCGTTAGTTACATCTCCATTCAGCTGCATGGACAATCCACTGGCCATAAATAAAGAGAGGGCACTCATAGGGCATGCGTTAAAGTTGACATTGCTCTGAGTATCAACTATGGTTCCATCATACACGAGATTTGCGCGATAGCACAGATTAGTGGATGACGTGACAGGTACACAAGTCGACTGTGACGTCAGTTGTACATTGGAGGTGCTGAAATCTGATGGACGCAAGTCTCGACATACACCAGATCCTTGTTCAAACTGGATGCTAAAGTCTTCATTTCGCTCAGAGGCACAGTTTTGACCAAGAGAGAATGTGAGGCAATTCATATTTTGTAGCGTACTGTCATCAATTACAAGCGCTCGAACTATACGATACAGTACAGGTATAATGTAACAAAGCTCTCATCACAACAAATGGCATTTAGATCTTACCCATAATTTCAGCAGATACTTCACTGCTTGAATTTGCCGCATTCATGACAGTTACAGTGAAAGTATACACATCATTCTCCACTGTGTTTGCGAGATGGTACATGTAGGATGAATCAGGAACAAACTCTGCATTCCCACTACGGCCACCAGCTGAAGTGAAAGTTATGTTTGGTGTATCAATTAGGGGCGGAGTCAACTGAACTGCTGAGTCACTGCTTCTCTGAACCTGTAatgtatgaataattataattatacaagagaTCATTCACTTACTCCCTCCATCACACTCCATGATCCACTGATAGGTAGTGATGAATTGGAACAGTCAACGAATCCAGTCAACTGAGTCAGTACAGGGGCTGAAAAATtagcaattgtataattatacaaactcTGCATGGTGTTACTCACTTGTTATGTTGAAAATCACAGGAAAATCAATGCTACTACTGTTCAACACTCCTGGACACACAGCACTGGTAGCCACCACTCTGACTGTGTGAGACTCGGTGTAGCTTAATCCAGTCATAGTGATGCTGTTGTCAGTTACTTTCACTGAGCCACTGCCTTCAACCACACTGCCAAAAAATGTCACCCCTGTACCAAATGTCCCGTTACTGCTGACCAAAAGTGTGAATTGTCCAGTAGACTCATCAACCACTGAGTATTCCATTTGATCAACAGTTGGAGTGGAAGGACCTGTATTATATACTATAGTTAAAGGCAAATAAGAAATTAATCGTATACACTGTGTTGATAACAGATTGCATGTACACGCAATTAGAGtgcttgtacatgcatgcacgtgtgCAAGCAGCCACCTCACCTATATTAATTTGAATAGTCAAGTTCCTAACTTGAAGGTCGGGTGTACTAGACGCTCCAGCAAAACAAGTCACTACAGCACCATCCAGCGACTCAGTGATTAATAATTCAATAGTGGACCTCCTTGTTTGCTCAGTGCGTGAGCTGATCATACTAACAGTGAATGATCCACATAAACCTTCGCTATTTGGGGAGGCTGTGTGAGTGATAACAGTATCGCAGTCCATTGGTAGAGGAGGAGTGACCCTCCAACGAGTCAGGTCGACCCCATCATGAGAACAGGTGAGGCTGACGGTAGTGTTTGGACACACTTGGAGGAACTGATCAGTCACATTGCCACCACCGCTACTGACTTCTAAACTGCTTGCAGCCTCTAATTGTCACAAGTATTAACACAAGATTAATTAACTCCAGCATATTTATAGCTTGGTGATATAATATACTtactactgtactatacttaCCTGTGCCTTTTTGATGAAGGCCTAACAGCAGGGCCAAGAAAACCTGCAAAACGAGCAAAGTCTTTGAAATGTAAAGTTTATGTAAACTTACATATACAGAGACAGAGCTCATTCTCTTTCACTCACTGAGTTTCAGCAGATTGAcgctccaaatatgcgacaccctctcTTTTCCAatattctgacctctaaaaatagcgactGCAGCgttcacaattatttttttatgtcgcgtcctaaatagaggtcaaaccacagcctcgattccaggccgcaagaaacaatgtaatttaagcggcctataatcgaggacaGTAGAAtcacctccaattagatgcgaccctctaaatatgcgacaccaggacttcaacataatttttccaggacttcaacataatttttcaacctccaaagaaacgacctctggctttgAAAGTGTCGCTATAAgcactactatctatgcttTATGTACGGTACATACAAAAATATACTATTCAGCCAAGTCAAAAGCCTGCAAGCGATTTTAGCACTCCATACTCTACTAGAGTAATTTACCAATGACCGGACACTAGCGGTTTTCGTACACTCTATCTCGATCTCGTGACCATCAAGATTCTACAGTGATTGTAGGGTATGTAAATGTAGCTACTGTATGTGCCTTGCTGCACAACCAACTATCAAGTCTCAATCGTGCTTGCTCTAGACATGCCAGCTCAAAATAAACGACATTCGGAACACACCATGATCGTACAACTCTAGCTGTCTTCGGACGGGGCTTTTTGTATAGCGCTAGCTAGGGCTTATCTAAGCTACTATGTATGGATAGAAAGACCAGGCCTTGGGCTGCAAGCACAAACAAAATCCAGCTCTCAACTCCTTCTAGTTTTGTCAAAAAAGCTGATACAAAATGCTAGGTATGCTTTTTACATTGCGGACACGTCCTCCTATCGAATGCCATTTTCCTGTCATGCGCAGTTTATACCACATGGCAAGGAGAGAGCAAGGAGTCGCCATTTAGTTTACAGTACAGATCAGCAACCATTTAATTACAGATCAGCATCTGTAAGTTAAATTACATTTTCAGCCATTTCTCTAACTGTTAATTGTGTGTTAATTGTTTGCAGGTGTGGAATGTATCCACTGTTAGAATAGGATCATAAGATCTTCAAAATCTGCTCATGTGGGCTCTCCCCAACCATCACAGCCTGTGAGGCCAGAAAAATATAAGAAATGGACCCAAGAACGGCTGAAGTTAGCATACGATGCTGTTTTGAATGAAGAGTTAATAAGTATTCGCGAGGCAGCTGATGCGTTTGATGTTCCCAAGTCTACTCTTCATGACAGAGTATCCGGCAGAGTTCCGTTTGGTAAACTTAGTGGTTCTGTAAGATATTTGTCCGATGCGGAGGAAATGAATTTAATAAAGTTTATTAAACAGTCTGCCAAAATTGGTGCAGCTAAATCTAAGGCTGATGTCATTTCTATAGTACAGCGAGTGGTTGATGCAAAAGACATGAAAGTTAAAGTCACCAGTGGATGGTGGGAGTCCTTTAAAAGACGGCATAAAAACGAAGTGTCTCTGCGTAAGGCTGAGCCGATCTCCTATGCCAGACTTGTTGCCAATAATCCGGATATTATCAATAATTACTTTGATTATTTGGAAGATACTCTGCAGGAAAATGACCTTTTGGACAAGCCATGCCAAATTTTCAACTTTGATGAATCGGGATTTGCTTTGTCTCCTGCACCACCCAAAGTAGTGGCTGTGAAAGGTGCCAAGCATCCGTACACTGTCAACTCAGGGACAAACGCTCAGATCACAGTCTTGAGTTGTTGCTCGGCCGGTGGTACTAATATCCCTCCTCTGATTGTTTTGGCTACAAAAACTCTAAACCCTAAAATGGCAATTGGAGAGGTCCCTGGCACTGTATATAGCTCTTCTGATAATGGATGGATGACAACAGGGATATTGGACGAGTGGTTTGCCCAACACTTTTTGTTATATGCTCCTCCGGTTCGCCCTCTGCTTTTGCTCATGGATGGCCATTCTTCTCATTTTGGTCCTGCCTTTATTGAAACAGCTGTAGCCAATGACGTGATAGTGTTTTGTCTCCCTCCCAATACAACTCACTTTCTGCAACCACTGGATAATGGTCCATTTGGCCCACTATATAAAGAGGTACTGGAGGCAAGAATGCCATTCATTCTGCAACAGTAATCCAGGGAGAGTGGTAACGAAGCTACAATTCAACCAGCTTTTCAGCAGGGCATGGAGCCAGGGAATGACTATGCAGAACATTGCTGCAGGATTTCAACACGCTGGTGTCTATCCGTTCCGACGTCCAGAGGAAGAAGATTCCTCTATACAGCGTTCCTCCTTAGCCAACAGTACCAACATTAGGTACCTGCCTTTTCATACTCCAAAACAGCGCAGAAGAATTAGACCATCTCATACTATTGTCACTGGTAAGAAATCTATATAGTGTAGCATTGCATTTACTGTGTCCTCTTAGTTGGCGAGGGCAGACGTGGTCGTACCACTGCCAGAGGAGGACTCCAGTCAGATGATGAGTGTAAGAAtatctgagtgtgtgtgtgtagcattGTATTCACTGTGTCTCCTTGTACACTAGTTGGCGAGGGCAGACGTGGTCGTACCACTGCCAGAGGAGGACTCCAGTCAGATGATGAGTGTAAGAAtatctgagtgtgtgtgtgtgtagcattGTATTCACTGTGTCTCCTTGTACACTAGTTGGCGAGGGCAGGCGTGGTCGTACCACTGCCAGAGGAGGACTCCAGCCAGATGATGAGAGTAAGAAATCTCTTGAGTGTTTATGTTTAGCAAGTTTTTTAATGCATGTACTCTTCGTTTGTTAGCTATTGAACCGTTGCACATCAGTAATCAAGCTACTACTCAGGATTGTGTTGGTTAGTATATGTGGTAATATTGGTTTGTGAGTATTCAGCTCTAGCGCATGTCTAGAATTACTGCATGTAATTTTTTTATTCATGCACACAGCTATACAAATGAAGAAATCTCGAGTTTGTTTAAATGCTCCGCGTTCTATAATCTTAAAAATTCTAGGGAATAGCTCATCAAGCTACAAGCCGCCCTCTGTAAAGAAGACTCTTCAGCTTAAAGATGTGCTTGTGACAGGTTCTGCTCGGAGAAAAGAATTGAAGGAAAAGCAGGTGATAAAAGATGCAAAAGCCAAAAAAAGCAGAAAAAGATGAGCTTAAGAAGCAGAAGTTATTGAAGACCACAATTTCAGCTAGTCAAGCCAGTAAGTGTGTATGTTGCATGCTTCTTACATTCATCGTTATAATATATGTACAGTTACACTTAAAAAAGCTATACTTGATATTTCATAACAATTTTAAAGGTACAATAATCTCGTTTTGATTGTCACTTACACATGCAATGTAACCTATACGTAGGTTCCCAACCATCTCAACCCAAAGGTTCCAAACCCAAGAAGGCAACTAAGAAAGGTACTAGTctaatgtacagtatactaacaaataattatgcatgggaGCAGTACGTTTTCTTCCCCTCAGCAGCTGCAGATGTAATACAGACATGTAGGTCACATTCAGTCAAAATTTAGGGGGTATACCTGTAACTTACGATGATTGATAGATAGCCACAGTTCGTAACGCTCATCACGGTCACAGATATCATACCCTTCTTCGAATCTGATTTCAAACTTCTTACTTTCTTGCTCCGTGAATTTTTCATTAGACAACAATACTTGACCATAAGGTATTTATAGAGAGAAAACACTTACCACAAGAATCAACACCAGGCTGAGTACGACTAGACCTACATGTTTGGTCAATGACACCTTTGCGGGCACCACCTAAAATGACAAAACTTGGTTGTAGTTACATGTGCATAGTACACCAGTAATGGTGCATGTGTTAATATTATACACTATACTGttcattgttataattatgtgcatgctgcCATTATACCTAATTCTACAGATCTAGATGCTACGTCACAAGAGCGAGACAAATGTAAGTTGTCGCAACTTCCAATAATTCCATGCATACGTACCTATACGTAGGTTCCCAACCATCTCAACCCAAAGGTTCCAAACCCAAGAAGGCAACTAAGAGAGGTGCCGGTGGTACGTACGTGTACGTAGAGCTATGCATATAGCTATGTTTATTGATATACGTGTATATGCAAAATGCATATATTATGTAAGCAGTGGGCTCTATTAGAAGTCATGGTGTATATCACATTCATGCAAGCagattattataatagtgttTTAAATCTTTGCCTTTCCACTGGCACAGATGCTGCAGTACCGAAAGGCTCTGTTGGGAATCCAGATGCTGCAGTACCGAAAGGCTCTGTTGGGAATCGTAAGTTgctcattaattttgtgtttaaCAAGTAAACTGTTTCTGTTTCTGTATGCACATTGATAACCATCTTCTACATTTTGTTTCCTAGTCCTCAGTCAAGGAAATGGGTGAAGTGCGATTCCTGTAACGAATGGTACCACTGTTTGTGTGCGAAAATTAGCAGCAAAACAGCAGAGACAAAGTCATATGTTTTCAATTGTGTTTTATGCAAGTGATGATTGagttttttgtttgtttgatGAGAAATTTGTTGTATATTAAAGCTAAAAAGCTGGTGAAACTCCGTAATTTCCAAGTGTATAGTTGATAATGGGCGTGTCCGCAATGTAAAAAGCATACCTAGTGTTTTGTATCAAATTTTTTGACAAAAGTAGAAGAGGTTGAGAGCTGAATTTTGTTTGTGCTTGCAGCCCAAGGCCTGGCCTTTCTATCCATACATAGTAGCTTAGATAAGTCCTAGCTAGCGCTATATAAAAAGCCCCGTCCGAAGACAGCTAGAGTTGTACGATCATGGTGTGTTCCGAATGTCGTTTATTTTGAGCTGGCATGTCTAGAGCAAGCACGATTGAGACTTGATAGTTGGTTGTGCAGCAGAGCACATACAGTAGCTACATTTTCATACCCTACAacagggccgtagccaccaACTTTAGAGTGGTCAGGTTGTTATGAAATGGAACAAATCGGCACGCTATGCGAGCCAAATTTTTTTGTCACGCCCATTTCCGGTATCGTTGGTAACGCCCCTTCTCTACTGGCTATCTGCTGTACTAGATTCTGTTCAGCTTTAAAGCTTAGCCCTAACACAAATGTTACAGAACACAACATCTTGATTCTTATCATGATGGAGAAACAGCAAAGTTGTAATGGCAAGACCACAGAACTGGTTTGGACTTTCCAAATGATCGCTTGGGGAACAAAAAATGGTTAGCTGGATGGTGAGCTTGGTCTGGAAGACTTGGAAGGGATTCTCTCTCGCCATAGCAATGATAGCATGTAGACTAATAGTCTTGATCACTTATAGTTCTAGCATGCTTGCATGTTTTGCACTGCAGAAGAAGTTCACTGCATTTTTTGTCaattatgtgtttactgtAGTGACGACCATTGCCTATTAACTTCGAAAAAGTGGTCCGGTTGAAACCTGACTAACCGGACtggtggctacggccctgGTTACAATCACTGTAGAATCTTGATGGTCATGAGATAGAGTGTACGAAAACCGCTAGTGTCCGATCATTGGTAAATTACTCTAGTATAATTAGAGTAAGTAACCTATCTTCGCCAGATacctataatcggcggctattgcTCGAAGCACAAGacgattttgcacaaaactaactacatggacctacagatgggtaagaaagtaacagctcccaaaaatttggaaagaataactcgCTTGCGGACGGAGTGGTGGTCATGAGAATTGAGCTGCCGAATTGATCAATTGTCGTCTGTGAGACATTTATCTCCGTCTTTGCAcgcttattattattattattattattatgtgaactttACAGCTATGCACAAAAGAAAGTAAGTGAAAATTATTGGGTGAGAGGAAATAGCTGACAGACTTACTCCAACATTGGAGCAGCTgatgtatattatataatctATAGAGTGATAAGTATAGTTAACAGAGGATCCTATATATGACATTTAGAGCATGGGCAAACCATATGAAATGAACATAAGTTATTTGTGTCAAAGTTTTCTAGAAAATCTGACACTAAAAAGTCCGAAGTCTTTTTCTTGATTGTTCCTAGAGATGAATCTAGATTTATTAAATTCGACGGCAATTTATTCCATACTTTTGCAATTCTAATGAAGTAGAAGTGTCTTGAATAGTTATTTCTAGCAAATTTAATTTGAAGGGAATGGCCTGAGCAGCCTGCCCTGGTTTTGGATGAAGTGAAAGATACTAGTTCTCTTATATCGTCCGACTGCTGCTGCATACATTTCACAATAAACATGATATCTTGCAGTTCAAACCATCTCATGAGGGGCAATAACTTTAATTTGCAGAGTCTTGCTTTGTAGTCTGATACATAATCATTAAGGATATATTTTGTGGCTCTGCGTTGCACTTTTTCTAGTGACTTGATATCCTTTATTAATTTAGGTCTCCACAACTGCGAGCAATATGTTAAGTGAGTTCTGACAAGAGACAGATATAATTGTTTCTGTTTCAATTAGTTGAATAGTTTGTTGGAATGATCCTTCTAATAAGATTATTAAGTACTGAAACTACCAGCACTAAACAACTCTAACTAGTGAGCACTACTTGCAGGCAAAGCAGCGTTAGCTGcagatcgagccccacccagctaggcatgacaaatattttgcaaaaaataatgctgattcagcaacaattgtgcacagtcagcaataattaaagggattagcctcgattccaggccgcactgaagattatgtgcataataattattattgctgaatcagcattattttttgcaaaatattcgtcatgcctagctgggtggggcttagcctcgactccagccccttgaatagtggggctcgatctgcagctaacgtagtctcatgaatcagccgccgttcttttggaaccaccgtctgagcactcttgtcatcgttttatgtgccaagacggaattccgtcttgaccaatcaaattgcagaagtccagtcaggtgatgaacttggaggcagcaaagaactgcactttgctcaacgcatttggataatcattacgcatgcattacgcatggtaaacacttcatacatagaagctgctacgaagcataagcaaggcaagcaggggtccttgggcacagatttagcaccacagcaaaacacaagtagagagagatgccttcgcttggcaatttgtataacaattaggaaatatgtgtgggcgtaagatcacgaatttaattacattccattggttttgtgagcaatcaacattccattttgaaatgacttcatgacaagagtgctcagacggttccaaaagaacggcggctgattcatgagactacagCTAAcgtagcctcggtcccaggccgatttttt
This is a stretch of genomic DNA from Halichondria panicea chromosome 1, odHalPani1.1, whole genome shotgun sequence. It encodes these proteins:
- the LOC135344303 gene encoding uncharacterized protein LOC135344303; protein product: MSSVSVYVSLHKLYISKTLLVLQVFLALLLGLHQKGTEAASSLEVSSGGGNVTDQFLQVCPNTTVSLTCSHDGVDLTRWRVTPPLPMDCDTVITHTASPNSEGLCGSFTVSMISSRTEQTRRSTIELLITESLDGAVVTCFAGASSTPDLQVRNLTIQINIVYNTGPSTPTVDQMEYSVVDESTGQFTLLVSSNGTFGTGVTFFGSVVEGSGSVKVTDNSITMTGLSYTESHTVRVVATSAVCPGVLNSSSIDFPVIFNITTPVLTQLTGFVDCSNSSLPISGSWSVMEGVQRSSDSAVQLTPPLIDTPNITFTSAGGRSGNAEFVPDSSYMYHLANTVENDVYTFTVTVMNAANSSSEVSAEIMVRALVIDDSTLQNMNCLTFSLGQNCASERNEDFSIQFEQGSGVCRDLRPSDFSTSNVQLTSQSTCVPVTSSTNLCYRANLVYDGTIVDTQSNVNFNACPMSALSLFMASGLSMQLNGDVTNGNVSHLTTATLSCTSVIYDLIGSPQITCIDGTWEPTGLRSCTFSVWLIVVIILVILALACAIGIVCGLLTARYLTSLLNGLAEKKFWAILTVVLLGFLFCFGVGILFYICYCKQDSDRKLKPRNAEKLTESTSSPLPPADSLYADPKSIEHQSAPGTEDQYAMVDRKGKKNKKPKPTPPEALYQDPNTIEHETTASGVIYTVVDKPKRSSKK
- the LOC135342799 gene encoding LOW QUALITY PROTEIN: uncharacterized protein LOC135342799 (The sequence of the model RefSeq protein was modified relative to this genomic sequence to represent the inferred CDS: deleted 1 base in 1 codon), producing MNLIKFIKQSAKIGAAKSKADVISIVQRVVDAKDMKVKVTSGWWESFKRRHKNEVSLRKAEPISYARLVANNPDIINNYFDYLEDTLQENDLLDKPCQIFNFDESGFALSPAPPKVVAVKGAKHPYTVNSGTNAQITVLSCCSAGGTNIPPLIVLATKTLNPKMAIGEVPGTVYSSSDNGWMTTGILDEWFAQHFLLYAPPVRPLLLLMDGHSSHFGPAFIETAVANDVIVFCLPPNTTHFLQPLDNGPFGPLIKRYWRQECHSFCNSNPGRVVTKLQFNQLFSRAWSQGMTMQNIAAGFQHAGVYPFRRPEEEDSSIQRSSLANSTNIRYLPFHTPKQRRRIRPSHTIVTVGEGRRGRTTARGGLQSDDEFGEGRRGRTTARGGLQSDDEFGEGRRGRTTARGGLQPDDETIEPLHISNQATTQDCVGSQPSQPKGSKPKKATKRGAGDAAVPKGSVGNPDAAVPKGSVGNLLSQGNG